The Clostridia bacterium sequence CCCCTTGTTTTATTCTTTATAGCTATGTTCTTTCATCAAAGTGTTTTGAACATACCAAAGGGCGCATCGGGGTTGTTTATTTTATTTAGTCCTGAAAGTTTGGGTGTTATTGGCAATGCGTTCTTTGACAAAGTATATATTTCTACTTATATTGTAATTGCGTTATTTGTGTTGTTGTCAATTTTATTATACAAGACAAAATTTGGTTTACGAATGAGGGCTTGTGGCGAACACCCCCAAGCAGCCGATTCGCTAGGCGTAAACGTATATAAGATGAGGTATGCCGGCGTTACTATTTCTGGGGCGTTAGCTGGGCTAGGCGGTTTTATCTATGTAGTTACTACGGCTGATGGTTCGGTAACAGGTAGCGTACAAGGTTTTGGTTTTTTAGCCTTAGCCATTATGATATTTGGCAACTGGAAACCCGGCGGAATTGCGCTTGGAGCTTTACTTTTCGGCGTACTTAAATGTATATCCGCTTCTTACGATACGTTAGATATATTTAATAACGGCGTTTATATAT is a genomic window containing:
- a CDS encoding ABC transporter permease — translated: MTFLIQQTLIYSIPLLIVALAGVFAERSGIINIALDGMMIIGAFIGSLTTYLFVTANALMGAKQLIFIIAMLCSAFAGALFSLLLSFSSIKMKADQTIGGTAINLLAPPLVLFFIAMFFHQSVLNIPKGASGLFILFSPESLGVIGNAFFDKVYISTYIVIALFVLLSILLYKTKFGLRMRACGEHPQAADSLGVNVYKMRYAGVTISGALAGLGGFIYVVTTADGSVTGSVQGFGFLALAIMIFGNWKPGGIALGALLFGVLKCISASYDTLDIFNNGVYIFRELGISPYIYNMIPYITTLLVLALTSKRSRAPKAEGVPYNKGMR